Part of the Pseudomonas chlororaphis genome, CTCGCGTTGCACAGGGCTGTCGAGGGGATTCGGTGGCGAGGTGTGGAGCATGCGAATTCCTTATCGGCGATGAGACAGCACGATCACTCGGCGCGACGGCTTAACAAGTGAGCGCTGTATCCACGGAAGGTTCACACACCCCGGCAAATCCGCGTGTGGGAGCTTGCTCGCGAAAGCGCAGGCCCAGCCAGAGAGTAGATCCCCGGCTGAGCCCACCGGACTCAGCCAGCCTTTTGCGTCTGCCCGGCCAACACCTGCTCCAAGACCACCTCCAGCGGGTGACGCAGCTGCTTGTCCGCCAGGCGCTTCACCTGGCTGCGGCAGGAATAGCCCGTGGCCAAGGCTTCGTCTTCCTTGTCCAGCTTATCGGCCCAGGACTGCTCGAAAATGGTTCGCGAGCTGTCCTGGTTGCGAACCTCATGCCCGTAGGTGCCGGACATGCCGCAGCAGCCGGTCGCCTCGGTCACCAGCTTGAGCCCCAACTGGGCGAACACGGTCTGCCATTGGGCCGTGCTGGCGGGCGCGTTGGTCTTTTCCGTGCAGTGTGCGAGCAAGCGGAACGTGCGCGCCACGGGCGCCGTCTGCGGCGCCACCGCATCGACGAGCCACTCCTGGGGCAGCAAGACCTTCGGGCACGCGTCGAGCCCCGGCACCTTCTGGTATTCCTGGCGATAGACCAGGGTCATGGCCGGGTCGAGGCCCACCAGGGGCACCGCGCAGTCGGCAAGGGCCTGGAGCTGGGTGGCGTTGCGGATCGCCGCCTGGTTGAAGGCACCGAGGAACCCCTGCACGTGCAACGGCTTGCCATTGGCGCTGTAGGGTGCAAGGAAAACCCGGTAGCCCAAGCGGTGAGCCAGCTCGATGAAGGCCGCCAGCAGCGGTGTTTCGAAGTAGCGGGTGAAGGCGTCCTGCACCAGCACCACGCTTCGCTCACGTTGTGCGGCGCTCAACTCACGCAGGGCGGGCACGCTGGCGACGGCGACCTTGCAGCGGGTCAAGGTGGCCTGGAGGTTGTAGCGACTGATCAGCGGACTGTCGACCATGCCGACCTGGCGCGCGAGCAGCCGGCTCAGCCATTTGGAGCCCATTACCGCGTTGTACAGACCCGGTGCGTAAGCCATGTAGGGGATGGTGAATTCCAGCGAGCCGATGAGGTAGTCGCGCAGCGGCCGTTGGTAGCGGCCATGGTAGAGCTGCAGGAAACGCGAGCGGAACTCCGGCACGTTGACCTTGACCGGGCACTGCCCCGCGCAGGATTTGCAGGCCAGGCAGCCGGCCATGGCGTCGTAGACTTCATGGGAGAAATCCGCCTCGCCCTGTGACCGCGCACGGTTGTTGCGCAACCGCGTCGGCAAGCCTTTGAGCCAGGACGCTCCGTCACGTGCCGCCTCCAGTACATCGACATTGGCCGCGCCTTGCAGGCGCAACCACTCGCGCATCAACGACGCCCGGCCCTTGGGCGAGTGCTGGCGTTCGCGGGTGGCTTTCCACGACGGGCACATGGCGTCGTCGGGGTCGAAGTTGTAGCAGGCGCCGTTGCCATTGCAGTGCATGGCGGTGCCGTAGCTTTGCCACACGCGCTCGTCGATTTGCCGATCCAGTTCACCGCGCAGGGTCACTTCGTTGACCTTGAGCAGGCCTTCGCTGGCGTCCGGCGGCGTGCAGATCTTGCCGGGGTTGAACTGGTTGTGAGGGTCGAATGCGCCCTTGAGCGATTGCAACGCCGGGTACAGTTCGCCAAAGAACGCCGGCACGTATTCCGAGCGCAGGCCCTTACCATGCTCACCCCACAGCAAGCCACCGTAGCGTTGGGTGAGTGCGGCCACGGCATCGGAAATCGGCTTGACCAGCGCGGCCTGGGCCGGGTCCTTCATGTCCAGGGCGGGGCGTACGTGCAGCACCCCGGCGTCGACGTGGCCGAACATGCCGTAGCTCAAGCCGTGGCTGTCAAGCAATGCGCGGAACTCGGCGATGTAGTCGGCGAGCCGCTCCGGCGGGACCGCCGTGTCCTCCACGAACGGTTGCGGGCGAACCTCGCCCTCGACGTTACCCAGCAAGCCCACCGAGCGCTTGCGCATGGCATAGACGCGGTTCACCGCCGCGGCGCCTTCGGCCAGCGTATGGCCCAGGCGCTCGATGGTCTTGTCGCTTTGCAGGTGCTCCACGAACGCCGCCACGCGAGCATTCACCTGGGCGGCGTCGTCGCCGCTGAATTCCACCAGGTTGATGCCCAGGGTCGGGCGCTCGGCGTCTGCCGGAAAGTATTCGGCGACGCTGTGCCAGACGATGTCCTTCATCGCCAGCATCAGCACCCGCGAATCCACGGTTTCGATCGACAGCGGCTCGTGGGCCAGCAACGCATTGGCATCGCGCAGGGCGTCCATGAAGCTGCCGTAGCGCACGTTCACCAGCACCGAATAGTGGGGAATCGGCAGCACGTTGAGCTTGGCCTCGACCACGAAACCCAGCGAGCCTTCGGCGCCGCACAGCACGCTGTTGAGGTTGAAACGCCCCTGCTCATCGCGCAGGTGCGCCAGGTCGTAACCGGTCAGGCAACGGTTGAGCTTGGGGAACACCGACTCGATCAAGTCGGCCTGGGTGTCGTGGATCTGCCGCGCGGTGCGGTACACCTCGCCGATGCGCCCGGGCTCGGCGCAGGCCTGCGTCAGCTCGGCGTCGGACAGCGGCTGGCTGTGCAGGCGCTCACCGCCGAGCAGCACGCTGTGCAGTTCCAGCACATGATCGCGGGTCTTGCCGTAGGTGCAACTGCCCTGGCCGCTGGCATCGGTGTTGATCATGCCGCCCACGGTGGCGCGGTTGGAGGTGGACAGCTCCGGGGCGAAGAACAACCCATGGGGCTTGAGCGCAGCGTTGAGCTGGTCCTTGACCACGCCCGCTTGCACCCGCACCCAGCGCTCGGCCACGTTGATCTCAAGGATGGTGTTCATGTGCCGCGACAGGTCGACCACGAGGCCGTCGGTGAGGGACTGGCCGTTGGTGCCAGTGCCTCCCCCTCGTGGCGTCAGTTTGATCTGGCGAAAGCGCGGTTCGGCCATCAGCCGGGCAATGCGCGCGACGTCATCGGCGTCCAGGGGAAAGACCGCGGCTTGCGGCAGGCGCTGGTAGATCGAGTTGTCGGTCGCCAGCACGGTACGGGTGGCGTAGTCGGCACTCAGGTGGCCACGAAAGCCGCTGGCGCGCAGGGCCTCGAGAAATTCCGGGTAATGGGCCGCAGGGGCAACGGCCGGCAATTGGGCGATCATTTAATGGCCTCTCAAGGGTCTCATCAGGTCATACTTGTCGCCGGCGCATGAATCGGTCAGGCTCCTACCGGCATTTTAGCCAATGTTCCCTTAGGCTCTGCGGCCAGACAAACGGATAATCCTGCCGCTATCGATGACTTTTACGAATGAATTATCGCCACCTCACACCGTCCATGTCGCTGCTGCTGGCATTTGAAGCCGCGGCCCGGCATGAAAGCTATACCCGCGCCGCCGTGGAACTGTCGCTGACCCAAAGCGCCGTCAGTCGGCAGGTGCAGGCTCTGGAAGAACAATTGGGGCTGACGCTGTTTCGTCGTGAAGGCCGGCAGGTCCGGCTGACCGACGTCGGACGCCTGTACCAGCGGGAAATGAGTGAGGCGCTCGGGCGCATCCGTAGCGCGACACTTCAGGCGATGGCGTATCAGTCCGGCAGTGGCACCTTGCGCCTGGCGACATTGCCGACGTTCGGTTCGAAGTGGCTGCTGCCGCGGCTGCATGCGTTCTACAAGACCCACCCCGGCATCCTGGTGCACATCAACTCCCGGATCGATGCCATCGACTTCGACACCAGCGACATCGATGCCGCCATCGTCGTCGGCCATGCCGATATGCCCGGCCTGATCAGCCATCGCCTGCACGCCGAAGAACTGACCGTGGTCATTTCCGCGCAAGCGGCCAAGGCCCATCAGACATGGACCCCCCAGCGGATCAGCGAACAGATGCTGCTCAACGTCGCGAACAACCCCACCGTCTGGGGCGACTGGTTCAGCCATTACAACCTGCCCCACCGCATGATGCGCCTGGGCCCCAGCTTCGAACTCACCTCTCACCTGATCCAGGCGGTGAAGGCGGACATCGGCATCGGCCTGGTACCGCGCATCCTGGTGGCCGATGAGCTGGCCAACGCCGAACTGATCAGCCTTGACCTGCCGGTCGCCAGCCGCCGCAGCTATTACCTGACCTACCCGCCCCGCAACGAAATGCTGCCGTCGCTGCGGGCGTTCCGTAGCTGGTTGCTGGAGCAGATCTGATGCCCAGGCGCGCCACGGTCAGCGCGCAGGCCCGGGGGCCGAGATGAACCCGGTGATGGCCGCGACGACCTCGGCGCCCCGCTCAAGGTAGGGCACATGCCCCGAGTCTTCGATCAACTGGCCACGGGCATCGGGCAATTGCTGGAGCAGGTGATCCAGCGTCGCGGGAAGGAACACCTGGTCATGCTGCCCCCAGATCACCAACGTTCTCGAAACGATTTGCGGAAGCCGATCGAGCAGCACATCCAGGCCTTCGCGGCGAAAGTCCTCGACCACTCGCTGTACCGCCGCGAACCTCGCCCTGCCGCTGGCGGCCATGGCCTGCGCCAGGCGCCCGCCTACCCGGGGCGGCTGGCGGAACAACAAGCGCCAGAACTGCCGCATTTCCTCGACCGTGCGATAACCAAAGACGCTGCCCTGCCCTTGCAGGCCTGCTTGCAACGCCGGGCCGAGCGCGTTCGGGCCCAGTCCCGCCGGCGCCAACAGGACCAGGTGACTGACCCGCTGGGGATGCCTGGCGGCGTACAGGCCGGCCACGCAACCGCCCAGGGAGCTGCCGACCAGCACGAAGGGGCCTTCGATGACCTTATCCAACAGGCCCTCAAGTGCTGCCAGCAAGGCCTGCGGCCCGTAACCCGCGGACGGCGCGTACAAGGACTGGCCATGGCCCGGCAGATCGACGAAGAGACACGGGTGACGGCGCGCCATGCCCAGGATCGCAGGCCCCCACTGATCCTTGCTGGCGCCCAGGCCGTGCAGGATGACCAGGGTCGGGCCTGTCCGCTCGCCGGTGCTTTGCAGGTACGCCAGGCGTCACTGCTCACTCGTGTGCCAGCGCAGCTTCAGGCCGAACTGCCAGCGGTGGACCAGGCGCAAGGTGCCGAGCAACAGCCGATCAACGCTGTTCATCCGC contains:
- a CDS encoding membrane protein; protein product: MIAQLPAVAPAAHYPEFLEALRASGFRGHLSADYATRTVLATDNSIYQRLPQAAVFPLDADDVARIARLMAEPRFRQIKLTPRGGGTGTNGQSLTDGLVVDLSRHMNTILEINVAERWVRVQAGVVKDQLNAALKPHGLFFAPELSTSNRATVGGMINTDASGQGSCTYGKTRDHVLELHSVLLGGERLHSQPLSDAELTQACAEPGRIGEVYRTARQIHDTQADLIESVFPKLNRCLTGYDLAHLRDEQGRFNLNSVLCGAEGSLGFVVEAKLNVLPIPHYSVLVNVRYGSFMDALRDANALLAHEPLSIETVDSRVLMLAMKDIVWHSVAEYFPADAERPTLGINLVEFSGDDAAQVNARVAAFVEHLQSDKTIERLGHTLAEGAAAVNRVYAMRKRSVGLLGNVEGEVRPQPFVEDTAVPPERLADYIAEFRALLDSHGLSYGMFGHVDAGVLHVRPALDMKDPAQAALVKPISDAVAALTQRYGGLLWGEHGKGLRSEYVPAFFGELYPALQSLKGAFDPHNQFNPGKICTPPDASEGLLKVNEVTLRGELDRQIDERVWQSYGTAMHCNGNGACYNFDPDDAMCPSWKATRERQHSPKGRASLMREWLRLQGAANVDVLEAARDGASWLKGLPTRLRNNRARSQGEADFSHEVYDAMAGCLACKSCAGQCPVKVNVPEFRSRFLQLYHGRYQRPLRDYLIGSLEFTIPYMAYAPGLYNAVMGSKWLSRLLARQVGMVDSPLISRYNLQATLTRCKVAVASVPALRELSAAQRERSVVLVQDAFTRYFETPLLAAFIELAHRLGYRVFLAPYSANGKPLHVQGFLGAFNQAAIRNATQLQALADCAVPLVGLDPAMTLVYRQEYQKVPGLDACPKVLLPQEWLVDAVAPQTAPVARTFRLLAHCTEKTNAPASTAQWQTVFAQLGLKLVTEATGCCGMSGTYGHEVRNQDSSRTIFEQSWADKLDKEDEALATGYSCRSQVKRLADKQLRHPLEVVLEQVLAGQTQKAG
- a CDS encoding LysR family transcriptional regulator; the encoded protein is MNYRHLTPSMSLLLAFEAAARHESYTRAAVELSLTQSAVSRQVQALEEQLGLTLFRREGRQVRLTDVGRLYQREMSEALGRIRSATLQAMAYQSGSGTLRLATLPTFGSKWLLPRLHAFYKTHPGILVHINSRIDAIDFDTSDIDAAIVVGHADMPGLISHRLHAEELTVVISAQAAKAHQTWTPQRISEQMLLNVANNPTVWGDWFSHYNLPHRMMRLGPSFELTSHLIQAVKADIGIGLVPRILVADELANAELISLDLPVASRRSYYLTYPPRNEMLPSLRAFRSWLLEQI